In Thermorudis peleae, a genomic segment contains:
- a CDS encoding RNA polymerase sigma factor, protein MDGSVTLSAAEEAQWISRAKEGDHAAFEAIYQQYERPIFQFIYRMVGNPEEALDLTQECFVRAYRALPSQRGELNLGGWLRRIAANLCLDTLRRRNRFRWLPWEHRSVHERSADLDNPEHAMLRIELRELIQQVLNEMHPRHRLVLLLREHEGLSTTEIAEILGISQGAVKSLLFRAREEFRTIYSQKEQAKAS, encoded by the coding sequence ATGGACGGCTCGGTCACCTTGTCCGCTGCAGAAGAAGCGCAGTGGATCAGTCGCGCCAAGGAGGGTGATCACGCCGCGTTCGAGGCGATTTACCAGCAGTATGAACGGCCAATCTTCCAGTTCATTTATCGGATGGTCGGCAATCCCGAAGAAGCGCTTGATCTTACGCAAGAATGTTTTGTCCGGGCCTATCGAGCTCTGCCATCGCAACGCGGTGAATTGAACCTTGGCGGCTGGTTGCGGCGCATCGCTGCGAACTTGTGTTTGGACACGCTCCGGCGCCGCAACCGCTTCCGCTGGCTCCCGTGGGAGCACCGCAGCGTGCATGAACGCTCTGCTGATCTGGACAACCCAGAACATGCGATGCTGCGGATTGAACTGCGGGAACTGATCCAGCAAGTGCTGAACGAGATGCACCCGCGACACCGGCTCGTCCTGCTCCTCCGCGAACATGAAGGGCTGTCAACCACGGAGATCGCCGAAATCCTGGGGATCTCACAGGGCGCGGTCAAGTCGCTGCTCTTCCGGGCCCGTGAGGAATTTCGGACGATCTACAGCCAGAAGGAGCAGGCAAAAGCATCATGA
- a CDS encoding bifunctional homocysteine S-methyltransferase/methylenetetrahydrofolate reductase, which translates to MVHPFLARMQQGPVLCDGAMGTQLYERGVRLDACFDAVTLTNPSLVLEIHRDYILAGAEIIETNTFGANRYKLEAHGLADRVREVNFRAVKVAREAREITGQPVFIAGSIGPTGRTLAPLGRTPPEQVRAAYREQVEALLEGGVDLLIIETMSQLEEVRQAVLAAREVSDLPIVVQMTFASDGRTLVGHTPEEVVHAVRELGVTAIGVNCSVGPRHVLDVLRRMAGVTQGQVPLAGQPNAGWPTQVGERVIYTASPSYFAQYAREAAALGVVIIGGCCGTTPQHIQAMRQALDALRETAQRPDTVVEIRPRAAQPVLAPEGPTRLAQKLGKEFVVSVEIDPPKGLNPRKALDGARLLKQAGVEFINVADSPMARVRMSALALCYLIQHEVGLETILHFTTRDRNLMGLQSDLIGAHAVGVRNIIALTGDPPTLGDYPHATPVYDVDSIGLVSIIKAFNRGVDAGGASIGQMASFTVAVACDPTKPDLEQEIERLHRKIEAGADLIMTQPIFAIETWQHFVARYEAQYGPIPIPVLLGILPLQSYRHALFLHNEVPGITLTEEALERMRRAGPEGRSEGIKLAQALLLQVREIAHGTYLMPSFGRYEVAAEVVAVLPNRQLVVPAPQR; encoded by the coding sequence ATGGTCCATCCTTTCCTGGCACGGATGCAGCAAGGACCGGTGTTGTGTGACGGCGCGATGGGGACGCAGCTCTATGAGCGGGGTGTCCGCCTCGACGCCTGTTTTGACGCTGTCACGCTGACGAATCCGTCGCTGGTGCTCGAGATTCACCGTGATTACATTCTCGCCGGCGCTGAAATCATCGAGACGAACACGTTTGGCGCCAACCGCTATAAGCTGGAAGCGCACGGGCTCGCCGATCGCGTGCGCGAGGTGAACTTCCGGGCCGTGAAAGTGGCGCGTGAGGCACGGGAGATTACTGGTCAGCCGGTCTTCATTGCTGGTTCCATTGGGCCGACCGGGCGAACCCTTGCTCCCCTTGGGCGGACGCCGCCGGAGCAAGTTCGCGCTGCGTACCGCGAGCAGGTCGAGGCGTTGCTTGAAGGCGGCGTTGACCTGCTGATCATCGAAACCATGAGCCAGCTCGAAGAAGTGCGACAGGCGGTGCTCGCAGCTCGTGAGGTCAGCGACCTGCCGATCGTCGTCCAGATGACGTTCGCGTCGGACGGGCGGACGCTCGTTGGCCACACGCCTGAAGAAGTCGTCCACGCCGTACGCGAGCTTGGTGTGACCGCCATCGGCGTCAATTGCAGCGTCGGGCCGCGGCACGTGCTCGACGTCTTGCGGCGCATGGCTGGGGTTACCCAAGGCCAGGTGCCGCTGGCTGGCCAGCCCAACGCAGGCTGGCCAACCCAGGTCGGTGAGCGGGTGATCTACACCGCTTCGCCGAGCTACTTCGCCCAGTATGCGCGCGAAGCGGCAGCGTTGGGCGTCGTGATCATCGGTGGCTGTTGCGGCACAACGCCCCAGCATATCCAGGCGATGCGTCAGGCCCTCGATGCGCTGCGCGAGACAGCGCAGCGGCCTGACACCGTGGTCGAAATTCGTCCGCGTGCTGCTCAACCAGTGCTCGCGCCCGAAGGGCCGACGCGGCTTGCGCAAAAACTGGGCAAAGAGTTTGTCGTGAGCGTCGAAATCGACCCGCCGAAGGGGCTCAATCCCCGCAAAGCCCTCGACGGTGCTCGGCTGCTCAAGCAGGCCGGCGTCGAGTTCATCAACGTCGCTGATAGCCCGATGGCACGGGTCCGCATGAGTGCGCTCGCGCTCTGCTACCTCATTCAGCACGAGGTCGGCCTCGAGACGATCCTGCATTTCACGACGCGCGACCGCAACCTCATGGGCTTACAGTCTGACTTGATCGGCGCCCATGCCGTTGGAGTGCGCAACATCATTGCCCTCACGGGCGACCCCCCAACGCTCGGCGACTATCCGCACGCGACACCGGTGTACGATGTCGATTCCATCGGCTTAGTCAGCATTATCAAGGCGTTTAACCGCGGCGTCGACGCTGGCGGGGCATCGATCGGCCAGATGGCGAGCTTCACTGTCGCTGTCGCCTGCGATCCAACCAAGCCCGATCTTGAGCAGGAAATCGAGCGCCTTCATCGCAAGATCGAGGCTGGGGCTGACCTGATTATGACCCAGCCGATCTTTGCCATTGAGACCTGGCAGCATTTCGTTGCTCGCTATGAAGCGCAGTATGGGCCGATCCCAATCCCTGTCCTTTTAGGTATCTTGCCGCTCCAAAGCTATCGCCATGCGCTGTTTTTGCATAACGAGGTGCCGGGCATCACGCTCACGGAAGAAGCGCTTGAGCGCATGCGACGGGCAGGGCCGGAAGGACGGAGCGAGGGGATCAAGCTTGCCCAGGCGTTGCTCTTGCAAGTGCGCGAGATTGCTCACGGCACCTATCTCATGCCCTCATTTGGGCGCTATGAAGTGGCAGCCGAGGTTGTAGCCGTCCTGCCAAACCGCCAGCTCGTTGTGCCAGCGCCGCAGCGCTAG
- the rplS gene encoding 50S ribosomal protein L19 yields the protein MEIIQSLQREYMRDDIPPFSPGDTVRVHYRVVEGNNVRIQPFEGVVIRKRGGGTDATFTVRRIAAHGIGVERTFPLHSPFIEKIEVLRHGRVRRARLYYLRGRSGKAARIKERRRPEGSYLR from the coding sequence ATGGAAATCATCCAAAGCCTCCAGCGGGAATACATGCGGGACGATATCCCACCATTCAGTCCCGGCGACACCGTGCGCGTACACTATCGCGTTGTCGAAGGCAACAATGTCCGTATCCAGCCGTTTGAGGGCGTCGTGATTCGCAAGCGTGGTGGTGGCACGGACGCAACCTTCACCGTCCGCCGTATTGCCGCCCACGGCATCGGGGTTGAGCGAACGTTCCCCTTGCACAGTCCCTTTATCGAAAAGATCGAAGTCCTGCGGCACGGGCGTGTTCGGCGAGCCCGCCTCTACTACCTCCGCGGGCGTTCTGGCAAGGCGGCGCGCATCAAGGAGCGTCGTCGCCCCGAAGGCAGCTACCTGCGCTAG
- a CDS encoding ribonuclease HII: protein MARVRPSFHHEAPLWAAGQLVVGVDEVGRGALAGPVVAAACLLPPWVTLPVDVFDSKQMTRPQRERAFHVIRQYGIVAVGAASHREIDRYDIRRATAIAMWRALQRLPHWDVLLYDGLPMHEFSQPGMHALVDGDQHCLSIACAAIVAKVIRDDLMARLARRYPVYGWDENAGYGTARHRQALEQYGPSPFHRRSFAPIATLVAQVSSLTVGERRR, encoded by the coding sequence GTGGCACGGGTTCGGCCATCGTTCCATCACGAAGCACCGCTGTGGGCGGCAGGGCAGCTCGTAGTAGGCGTTGACGAAGTTGGCCGGGGAGCGCTGGCCGGTCCTGTCGTTGCAGCAGCGTGCCTGCTTCCCCCGTGGGTTACCCTGCCCGTTGATGTCTTTGACTCCAAGCAGATGACGCGCCCGCAGCGTGAGCGCGCCTTTCACGTCATTCGCCAGTATGGGATCGTGGCCGTGGGGGCAGCGTCGCATCGGGAGATCGACCGGTACGACATTCGTCGGGCAACGGCTATTGCCATGTGGCGTGCGCTGCAGCGACTGCCTCACTGGGACGTGCTCTTGTACGATGGCCTGCCCATGCACGAGTTTTCCCAACCAGGCATGCACGCGCTTGTCGATGGCGACCAGCACTGCCTGTCAATTGCCTGCGCCGCCATCGTTGCCAAGGTCATCCGTGATGATCTCATGGCGCGACTGGCCCGACGGTATCCGGTCTATGGCTGGGACGAGAATGCTGGCTATGGCACGGCGCGTCATCGCCAGGCCCTCGAGCAGTATGGCCCCTCGCCGTTTCACCGGCGCTCCTTCGCGCCGATCGCGACACTTGTCGCGCAGGTTTCGTCCCTGACAGTTGGCGAGAGGAGGCGGTGA
- a CDS encoding YraN family protein → MPSAYRRGRQGEAIAAAWARQRGWQVLATNWRCEAGELDLVALDGDVLVALEVKLRTGDRHGLAEEGLRPGQLDRLLQSLSMFAAIHPEHAERLWRVDLLALTLDRGQLQRVTHVPNLTLT, encoded by the coding sequence ATGCCTTCCGCCTATCGTCGCGGTCGCCAGGGAGAAGCGATTGCCGCGGCGTGGGCCCGGCAACGGGGCTGGCAGGTGCTGGCAACGAATTGGCGGTGCGAAGCGGGAGAGTTGGACCTCGTCGCGTTGGATGGCGATGTCCTCGTCGCGCTCGAAGTCAAACTCCGTACCGGTGACCGCCATGGCCTCGCTGAGGAGGGGCTGCGTCCCGGACAACTTGACCGTCTGCTGCAGTCGCTCAGCATGTTTGCGGCAATCCATCCTGAACATGCCGAGCGCCTGTGGCGTGTCGATCTCCTCGCACTCACGCTCGACCGTGGCCAGCTGCAGCGCGTGACTCATGTTCCGAATCTGACGCTTACCTGA
- a CDS encoding M20 family metallopeptidase produces the protein MIDQIDENVRTRLQAAVAQHADAMIAFAQRAIQTRSLPGEEQELATLVKQEMERLGYDEVWIDRVGNVIGVLKGQGQGRSVQFNAHLDHVHEGDPALWPYPPYAGVIHDGVLYGRGACDVKGALAAQVYLVPVLRAAELLPRGDIVVAAVVLEELGGLGTQTLCQEVRTDVAVLGEPTRLELRHGHRGRLLIEVDFVGRSAHASMPEEGANPLFSLARFLLALEHLPMVTDSVLGPSSVAPTLLRVDQTSSNVTPAVVTLSLDWRNVPADTPEAAVERVQHLARECCQAGITAQVRLVQRSVRTYTGIEATVPPTRGFLLPADHLLVRGAQQVLQHVLGRAVPLGVWRFATDGGHLMHAGIPTIGFAPGDDRLAHTVHDQVSLAELRAGLLGYAALALHLSALEENEEARP, from the coding sequence GTGATCGATCAGATAGATGAGAATGTCCGCACGCGTCTCCAGGCAGCGGTTGCGCAACACGCTGATGCCATGATTGCCTTTGCGCAACGCGCGATCCAGACACGCAGCTTGCCAGGCGAGGAGCAGGAACTGGCCACCCTTGTCAAGCAGGAGATGGAGCGCCTTGGTTACGATGAGGTCTGGATTGACCGTGTTGGCAACGTCATCGGTGTGCTGAAGGGGCAGGGCCAGGGACGGAGTGTGCAGTTCAACGCCCATCTTGACCATGTCCACGAAGGTGATCCCGCGCTCTGGCCGTATCCGCCCTACGCTGGCGTCATTCACGACGGCGTGCTCTATGGACGCGGCGCGTGCGACGTCAAAGGCGCCTTAGCCGCACAGGTCTACCTGGTGCCCGTGCTCCGTGCCGCCGAACTCCTCCCGCGCGGTGACATCGTTGTCGCAGCCGTCGTACTTGAGGAACTCGGTGGGCTCGGCACGCAGACGCTGTGCCAGGAGGTGCGCACCGACGTTGCCGTGCTCGGTGAGCCGACGCGCCTTGAGCTTCGCCACGGACATCGTGGCCGTCTCTTGATCGAGGTTGACTTTGTTGGCCGTTCGGCCCACGCGAGCATGCCAGAGGAAGGGGCCAACCCCTTGTTCTCGCTCGCGCGGTTCCTGCTTGCCCTCGAGCATCTTCCCATGGTGACTGACTCGGTCCTTGGCCCATCGTCCGTTGCACCAACGCTGCTCCGCGTGGACCAAACGAGCAGCAATGTCACGCCTGCGGTCGTCACCCTGTCGCTCGACTGGCGGAATGTGCCCGCTGATACACCTGAGGCGGCGGTTGAACGCGTCCAGCACCTCGCCCGCGAGTGTTGCCAGGCAGGGATTACTGCCCAGGTGCGTCTGGTGCAGCGAAGCGTGCGGACCTATACCGGCATCGAGGCAACCGTGCCGCCGACTCGGGGGTTCCTGCTGCCTGCCGACCACCTGCTCGTCCGTGGTGCGCAGCAGGTGCTCCAGCATGTCTTGGGCCGGGCAGTTCCGCTCGGTGTCTGGCGCTTTGCGACTGACGGCGGTCATCTCATGCATGCTGGTATCCCAACGATCGGCTTTGCTCCCGGTGACGATCGCCTCGCCCATACCGTGCACGACCAGGTATCGCTTGCTGAACTCCGGGCGGGGCTCCTTGGCTATGCTGCGCTTGCCCTTCATCTCTCAGCGCTTGAGGAGAACGAGGAGGCTCGCCCATGA
- a CDS encoding MogA/MoaB family molybdenum cofactor biosynthesis protein → MSRSVAAHRAAAPETVRCAVVTVSDSRTPETDESGQWIKEQLQAAGHAVVYYTVIPDEPSRVVAVLDEMAGRDDCDAVLFNGGTGIARRDTTYEAVSQRLEKRLDGYGELFRMLSYQEIGPAAMLSRAVAGVYRGKFVALMPGSPHAVKLAMEKLLLPELAHIIFELRR, encoded by the coding sequence ATGAGTCGTTCCGTCGCCGCTCACCGTGCGGCTGCCCCGGAAACAGTGCGGTGCGCTGTCGTCACCGTCAGCGATAGCCGCACACCCGAAACTGACGAAAGCGGCCAGTGGATCAAAGAGCAACTTCAGGCCGCGGGCCATGCAGTCGTGTACTACACCGTGATTCCCGACGAACCCAGCCGCGTCGTTGCCGTCCTCGACGAAATGGCGGGACGCGATGACTGCGACGCGGTACTGTTCAACGGCGGAACGGGCATTGCTCGTCGTGACACGACATATGAAGCGGTGAGCCAGCGCTTGGAGAAGCGCCTCGACGGCTATGGCGAACTCTTCCGCATGCTCAGCTATCAGGAAATCGGCCCGGCTGCCATGCTCTCGCGCGCTGTCGCTGGCGTCTACCGTGGTAAGTTTGTCGCGCTCATGCCGGGATCGCCGCACGCCGTCAAACTCGCGATGGAGAAGCTTCTCCTTCCTGAATTGGCGCACATCATCTTTGAACTCCGACGATAA
- the hisS gene encoding histidine--tRNA ligase, with protein MEQQPIAPARVSPHVLSGMRDFLPQTMILRQQIIDTFRSVFERYGFEPIDTPLIERYEVLAGKYGEEGERLMYRFQDHGGREVGLRYDLTVPLARFVAAHRSELTFPFKRYHIGPVFRAERPQRGRYRQFWQCDIDTVGTRSMLADAEIVQVWLEALRAVGLHQVVVHVNHRGLLQGLVEEAEVAPEQSLTVFRALDKLAKIGPDGVLAEMEAHNVPRQAAQRLLALAQLQGEPAAVLDELDARLQRYPHAQQAIAELRELFRYLNWLGVASTAYVLDLTLARGLDYYTGPVFEAMVTEPAIGSLGGAGRYDRLIGMFLGEEIPATGGSLGLERVVEVVQELHLLTAPSTVSDAMVVLFDPASDAAVLGLLRELREAGLNAEAYLGERRDLRRQLQYADRKGIPFALFYGTDEVAAGVVTVRDLRTGEQQRVPRDHCADYLRQRVHARRSPTT; from the coding sequence ATGGAGCAACAGCCGATCGCGCCGGCGCGCGTCAGCCCACACGTGCTCAGTGGGATGCGCGACTTTTTACCCCAGACCATGATCCTTCGCCAGCAGATCATTGACACCTTTCGTTCGGTCTTTGAGCGCTACGGATTTGAGCCGATCGATACACCACTGATCGAGCGCTATGAAGTCCTTGCTGGCAAATACGGCGAAGAAGGTGAACGCTTGATGTATCGCTTTCAGGATCACGGCGGGCGTGAGGTTGGACTGCGCTACGACTTAACGGTTCCGCTCGCTCGCTTCGTCGCCGCGCACCGCAGCGAGCTGACGTTTCCCTTCAAGCGCTACCATATCGGCCCGGTCTTCCGTGCTGAGCGGCCGCAACGTGGGCGCTATCGCCAATTCTGGCAGTGTGATATCGACACTGTCGGTACACGCTCGATGCTTGCGGACGCGGAAATCGTCCAGGTGTGGCTGGAAGCGTTGCGGGCTGTCGGATTGCACCAAGTCGTCGTCCATGTCAATCACCGCGGTCTGCTGCAGGGACTCGTGGAAGAAGCGGAGGTTGCGCCGGAGCAGAGTTTGACCGTCTTTCGCGCACTTGACAAGCTGGCGAAGATTGGGCCAGATGGCGTGCTAGCCGAAATGGAAGCACACAATGTCCCGCGCCAGGCTGCCCAGCGTCTACTCGCGCTCGCACAGTTGCAGGGTGAGCCAGCAGCGGTGCTTGATGAACTGGATGCGCGGTTGCAGCGCTATCCACATGCCCAGCAGGCGATCGCTGAACTCCGCGAACTCTTCCGTTACCTCAACTGGCTTGGCGTGGCGTCAACAGCGTATGTCCTTGATCTCACGCTCGCTCGCGGCCTGGACTATTACACCGGTCCAGTGTTTGAGGCCATGGTGACTGAGCCGGCGATCGGTTCGCTCGGCGGTGCCGGTCGCTATGATCGGCTCATTGGCATGTTCCTCGGCGAAGAAATCCCGGCAACCGGTGGGTCACTGGGCCTGGAGCGCGTCGTCGAAGTGGTGCAGGAATTGCACCTGCTCACCGCGCCATCGACCGTGAGTGACGCCATGGTCGTCCTCTTCGATCCGGCGTCCGATGCCGCGGTGCTTGGCTTGTTGCGGGAGTTGCGCGAAGCTGGCCTCAACGCTGAGGCATATCTTGGCGAGCGGCGCGATCTGCGGCGGCAACTCCAGTACGCTGATCGCAAGGGCATCCCGTTTGCGCTCTTCTACGGCACTGATGAAGTGGCAGCGGGGGTCGTGACCGTGCGCGACTTGCGTACCGGGGAGCAGCAGCGTGTTCCGCGCGATCACTGTGCGGACTACCTGCGACAGCGTGTGCACGCGCGCCGTTCTCCCACGACCTAA
- a CDS encoding PIG-L deacetylase family protein has translation MAEQAQVPPRVMVVVAHPDDMEFSSAGTVAKFVRDGSEVMLVQCTSGDKGTSRRDLSPQQLAEMREAEEREACRRLGVQHIVFLRLPDGELVPDLAFREKIVRQIRAFRPDIVITHDPFRPYALHPDHRAVGITTIDAVYPTARDPLYFPQHLQEGLEPHKVAELWLFGAEYPDVYIDISETIDQKIEALRAHVSQVGDAADLAERIRERARELGAAQQLPYAEAFKVIKLRR, from the coding sequence ATGGCAGAGCAGGCGCAGGTTCCTCCGCGGGTAATGGTGGTTGTTGCCCATCCCGATGATATGGAGTTCAGTAGCGCCGGAACCGTTGCAAAGTTTGTCCGCGATGGCAGCGAAGTCATGCTCGTGCAATGTACGTCAGGCGATAAGGGAACGAGCCGGCGCGATCTCTCGCCGCAGCAACTTGCTGAGATGCGTGAGGCGGAAGAGCGTGAGGCGTGCCGGCGGCTGGGTGTCCAGCACATCGTGTTTTTACGACTTCCCGACGGAGAACTCGTGCCTGACCTGGCCTTCCGCGAGAAGATTGTCCGGCAAATTCGCGCATTTCGCCCTGACATCGTGATTACCCATGATCCATTCCGCCCCTATGCCCTCCATCCGGACCATCGGGCTGTCGGCATCACCACCATTGACGCTGTCTACCCAACGGCGCGCGACCCGCTCTACTTCCCCCAGCACTTGCAAGAGGGGCTTGAACCACATAAGGTTGCCGAACTGTGGCTTTTCGGCGCAGAGTATCCCGATGTCTACATTGACATCTCGGAGACGATTGATCAGAAGATCGAAGCCTTGCGCGCACACGTGAGCCAGGTGGGGGACGCTGCTGACCTTGCCGAGCGCATCCGCGAGCGCGCCCGGGAGCTTGGGGCGGCGCAGCAGCTGCCCTATGCTGAAGCGTTCAAGGTCATCAAATTGCGGCGCTAA
- the moaA gene encoding GTP 3',8-cyclase MoaA: MSTVHEAPARLLDDRAIPRAGERVTRDAYGRPITYLRVSLTDRCNLRCVYCMPAHGVKFAPRDELLTDDELIRVVRVAARLGFNRIRLTGGEPTVRPHLVEIVRAIAQTPGIDDISMTTNGLLLERLAPDLKAAGLTRINISIDTLDPARYTIMTRGGKLERVWAGILAAEAVGLTPIKLNAVVVRGLNDHEVPDLAALTLDHPWQVRFIEVMPLEGVGHVHDSGLVTTAEMIARLQERFGPLEQLPAPLSDPARVYRIAGAQGTIGFISPVSEPFCAFCNRVRLTADGKLRLCLLRNDEVDLRDFMRRGCSDDELAERIRFAIWRKPWGHGLREGDRNVGRGMSQIGG; the protein is encoded by the coding sequence ATGAGCACGGTTCATGAAGCACCAGCCCGGCTGCTTGACGATCGGGCTATCCCGCGCGCTGGTGAGCGGGTGACCCGTGATGCCTATGGCCGCCCCATTACCTATTTGCGCGTTTCTTTAACCGATCGGTGCAATCTTCGCTGCGTCTACTGCATGCCGGCGCATGGGGTGAAGTTCGCCCCGCGCGATGAATTGTTGACCGATGACGAACTCATTCGCGTTGTGCGTGTCGCAGCACGCCTTGGGTTCAACCGCATCCGGCTGACTGGCGGCGAGCCGACGGTCCGCCCGCATCTGGTTGAGATTGTCCGCGCCATTGCGCAAACACCGGGCATCGATGACATCTCGATGACGACCAACGGGCTGTTGCTCGAGCGCCTCGCTCCTGATCTCAAAGCTGCGGGCCTGACGCGGATTAACATCAGTATCGATACCCTCGATCCAGCCCGCTATACGATCATGACGCGCGGCGGCAAGCTCGAGCGCGTCTGGGCGGGTATTCTCGCGGCCGAAGCGGTTGGCCTTACGCCGATTAAACTCAACGCGGTGGTAGTGCGTGGCCTCAACGACCACGAAGTCCCCGACCTGGCGGCGTTGACGCTGGACCATCCGTGGCAAGTCCGCTTCATCGAGGTCATGCCACTCGAAGGCGTCGGCCACGTTCATGATAGTGGCTTGGTCACCACCGCGGAGATGATTGCACGTCTCCAGGAGCGGTTTGGGCCGCTCGAGCAACTCCCAGCTCCGCTCAGCGATCCCGCTCGGGTCTATCGCATTGCTGGAGCGCAGGGCACGATCGGGTTTATCAGCCCGGTGAGCGAGCCGTTCTGTGCCTTCTGCAACCGTGTCCGGCTCACGGCTGATGGGAAGCTCCGTCTCTGCTTGTTGCGGAACGACGAGGTCGACCTTCGCGATTTCATGCGGCGCGGCTGCAGCGATGACGAGCTTGCCGAGCGGATTCGGTTCGCCATCTGGCGGAAGCCATGGGGACATGGGCTGCGCGAAGGTGACCGGAACGTCGGCCGCGGCATGAGTCAGATCGGCGGCTAG
- a CDS encoding M24 family metallopeptidase produces MIAEHERQLLEEKLVQAQHILNECDLDLWMLVASESDVMGDPTFPLVVGTSVTWPSAFLLTRHGDRIALVGTGDVENVRQLGTWHRVIGYVERFGQPLRDLLDELHPQTIGVNYSKDNPLADGIPHGFFLYLQDILADTPYWERVISAEPVVMRLRSRKSPEELRRMRQAVATTCEIWQTLHAWLRPGLSECDIAAFLHAEVQRRGLTTAWDARYCPTVTAGPNSPIGHTGPTDIVLEPGQLLAIDFGVRQDGYCSDMQRTFYVLAPGESAPPQPVQEAFELVAQTIAQAAAALRPGVAGWEVDQVARECFARAGVEPWAFALGHQVGRAVHDGGCLLGPRWERYGQQPFYTVEPGHVYTLELGLSVPGYGRVSLEEEVLVTETGCEFLAPPQRELLLVPSAHA; encoded by the coding sequence GTGATTGCCGAGCATGAGCGTCAACTCCTCGAGGAAAAGCTTGTCCAAGCCCAGCACATTCTCAACGAGTGCGATCTTGACCTCTGGATGCTCGTTGCCAGCGAAAGTGATGTGATGGGTGACCCAACATTCCCGCTGGTCGTGGGCACAAGCGTGACATGGCCCTCAGCGTTTTTGCTCACCCGGCACGGGGATCGCATCGCCCTCGTTGGCACCGGCGACGTCGAGAATGTCCGCCAGCTTGGCACCTGGCATCGCGTTATCGGCTACGTTGAGCGTTTCGGACAGCCCTTGCGCGACCTGCTGGATGAACTGCATCCCCAGACAATCGGCGTGAACTACTCCAAAGACAACCCGTTGGCCGATGGCATCCCCCATGGTTTCTTCCTCTACCTTCAGGACATCCTCGCGGACACGCCGTATTGGGAGCGTGTGATCAGCGCTGAGCCGGTCGTGATGCGACTCCGCAGCCGCAAATCTCCCGAAGAGCTACGGCGCATGCGGCAGGCCGTCGCGACAACCTGTGAGATTTGGCAAACTCTGCATGCGTGGCTGCGTCCAGGCCTCAGCGAGTGCGACATCGCAGCGTTTCTCCACGCTGAAGTGCAACGCCGTGGCCTGACGACCGCGTGGGACGCGCGCTATTGTCCGACCGTCACCGCTGGACCAAACTCGCCAATAGGTCATACTGGGCCAACCGATATCGTCCTCGAACCTGGGCAGTTGTTGGCGATCGATTTTGGTGTCCGTCAAGATGGCTATTGCTCGGACATGCAGCGCACGTTTTACGTCCTTGCACCCGGAGAGAGCGCGCCACCGCAGCCGGTTCAGGAGGCGTTCGAGCTCGTTGCGCAGACAATTGCACAGGCGGCTGCAGCCCTCCGTCCAGGTGTCGCTGGCTGGGAAGTCGATCAGGTCGCGCGGGAATGCTTTGCCCGCGCAGGTGTCGAGCCCTGGGCGTTTGCGCTTGGCCACCAGGTTGGCCGGGCGGTACACGACGGTGGCTGCCTCCTCGGTCCGCGGTGGGAGCGGTATGGGCAGCAGCCGTTCTATACGGTAGAGCCGGGCCATGTCTACACCCTCGAACTCGGCCTTTCTGTCCCAGGCTACGGCAGGGTGAGCCTGGAAGAAGAAGTGCTGGTAACAGAGACCGGCTGCGAGTTTCTCGCGCCGCCACAGCGCGAACTCCTGCTTGTGCCCTCGGCTCATGCGTGA